GAGACGTTGCTGAAGCTAAATCTTATGCAGAAATGCTGATTAATCAGGAGTATCAGCCGGCAACACCAACATTTTTGAATTCAGGCAAGAAACGCTCCGGTGAATTGGTTTCCTGTTTTCTGGATGAAATAGGTGATAACCTGAATGGTATCGGTTATGCTATAGATTCTGCGATGAAATTATCTTCAATTGGTGGCGGCGTATCCTTCAATTTATCGAAGATCCGTGCCAGAGGAGAATCCATTAAAGACGTTGAAGGTCGTGCAGGAGGTGTCTTGCCGATTATGAAAATACTGGAAGATACTTTCTCTTATGCCAATCAATTAGGACAGCGTCCGGGAGCAGGAGCAGTTTATCTGAATGTTTTCCACACAGATATTGAAGAGTTCCTGGATTGTAAAAAGATCAATGTCGATGAAAAAGTAAGGATTAAATCACTATCAATTGGTGTGGTTGTTCCGGACAAATTCATGGAACTTGCTGAAAAAGACGAAGCCTGTTACTTATTCCATCCGCATACGGTATTGAAACAATACGGTAAATATCTGGATGAGATGGATATGGATGAAATGTACGAAGAGCTCGTAACCAATCCGCTGGTTAAAAAGAAAAAGATTAACGCACGTCACCTGATGGTGAAAATTGCGCAAACCCAAAAAGAAAGTGGTTATCCTTACCTGTTCTTTAAAGGAAATGCAAACAGGGGGCATGCCCTGAAAGATCTTGGAAATGTTAAATTCTCCAATCTGTGTACCGAAATCATGCAGATCTCTGAGGTTTCGGATATAGAGATTTACGGTAAAGAAGATAAAATCCGCTATGGTATTTCCTGTAACCTGGGTTCTTTGAATATTGCGACGGTAATGGACAACAAAAGGATTAAAGAGGCTGTTAAAACAGCTATGAGATCACTTACTGTAGTTTCAGATCTGACCAATATCGCTATGGTACCTTCTGTACAGAAAGCGAATAAAGAACTGCATAGTGTTGGTTTGGGTGCGATGAACTTACATGGCTTCCTGGCTAAAAACTTCATTATGTATGAAAGTAAAGAGGCACTTGATTTCTGTAATGTCTTTTTTATGATGGTTAATTTTTACTCTATCCAGAGCTCCATGGAGATTGCGAAAGAGAAAAATGAAACTTTTGTAGGATTTGAAGCTTCGGAATATGCAAATGGAAACTACTTTGCTTCTTATGTTGCTCAGGATATTGTTCCTTTGAATGCTAAAATTGCAGCTTTATTTGAAGGGATGGCTATTCCTTCGGCAGCAGACTGGACTGATTTAATGAATCAGGTGAAGCAGCATGGTTTATACCACGCTTACAGGCTTGCTATAGCTCCTAATCAATCTACTTCGTACATTATGAATGCAACGGCATCAGTAATGCCTGTAGTGGACGTAATTGAGGTCAGAGAGTATGGTGACAGTACAACTTATTATCCTATGCCTTATCTGGATAATGATAACTATTTCTTCTACAAGTCAGCTTATGATATGGATCAGAAGAACGTGCTGCGGTTAATCTCAGTTATTCAAAAACATGTGGATCAGGGGATTTCAACTATTCTGCATACCAATACCAAAGATAGTACGCGTGATATTGCAAAGTATTATATCTATGCACATAAAATGGGACTGAAGTCTCTGTACTATACCCGTACCCGTAAGGCTTCGATTGACGAATGTGTTTCTTGTTCCGTATAATCAGGTTTTTAATTAATTTATAAGATTTAAATCAGACACCAATGAGTCACTATAAAGCAGTAAACTGGAATACACCGGAAAATGATTACGCCGGCATGTTCTGGGAGCAGAACCTGCGTCAGTTCTGGATAGATACAGAATATATCCCTTCCAAAGATATCGATAGCTGGAAGTCTTTAAGTCCTGAGATTCAGGAGGCTTATAAAAAAGCATTAGGCGGTTTAACCCTGCTGGATACAATTCAGAGTCATACTGGTATGCCGAAACTACTGGATCATATCGATGGCTTACAGAATAAAGCGGTATTATCTTTCATGTGTATGATGGAAGCTATTCACGCGAAATCATACTCTACCATTTTTACTACGGTAAATAGTACGGCAGAGATTAACGAGTTATTCGAATGGGTAGAACACAACAAGCTCCTTCAATTTAAAGCAGCTACGATTGATAAATATTACAGAAATCTGGATGCGGCTAAAGTAAGCAATGAAGTATTATTTATGGGGCTTGCAGCATCAGTGTTACTGGAATCATTTTTGTTTTACAGCGGATTTTTCATGCCGTTATGGCTTGCCGGACAGGGGCAGATGGTTGCAAGTGCAGATATTATCAAAAAAATTGTTGCTGATGAATCCATTCATGGTGTGTTTGTTGGATTGCTTGCTCAGGATGTATACAAAAAGTTACCAGACCCTGAAAAGTGTAAAGCAGAGCTGGTTGACCTACTCATGGAGTTGTATGAAAATGAGTTGAAATACACAGATGAATTATACACTGAGGTTGGTTTAACTGCTGATGTAAAGGAATACGTTCGCTACAATGCAAACAAGGCAATGATGAACCTTGGATTTGAAGAGTTATTTGAGATCAAAGCAGTTAACTCTATAGTTTTAAATGGATTGAATGGTGAGACTACACAGCATGATTTCTTTTCTAAGAAATCTACAAACTATGAGAAAAGTACAGAAATTCTTTATTTAAGAGATGAAGATTTTCAAATGGATACAGATCCTGTTTTTTAAAACAGGATAAGCCTGACCCCGTTTTCAGTGCCAGCTTTTTCTATACACGATAGTTGGTTCCTTATTTCGGGGTTGGGCTTTTTTTTTGCCTCTACTTTTGATAATTACATATTATCTTGTCTTTCAGTTAATTGTGTGTTTTTGATTTAAATGTGTTTTGACTGGATGATTACTGTTGTTGCTTAAATAGCGCTAAAATTCTATTCCTGTTTAAATCTATTTACCTTATATTTGTTGGACAGATTAATTAATGCGCTCTACACTCTTTTTACTTCTTTTTCTTCTATCAGCCGCTGCTTATAGCCAGGTAATTACTGTTAACAGAGATTTACCTTATTTAAGCCTTGGCAAGTCTGTAAGTTATTTTATTGACGTTAATAGCCGGTTAACTATAGATCAGGTTGCAGAGAAGGCTAAAAGGGGTGAGTTTCTAAGATCAGATGCCGATATACTTAATTTTGGAAATTCTTCTTCCGCATTCTGGATAAAAGTCTCCTACCTGAATCAGACCCGTTATAAAGCATTTCTGGTACTCGATGTATCCAGCATAGAATCCATAGACTTTTATAAGCGTACTTCCTCAGGTTTATTTACTAAAATCCATACGGGCAGTCTTGCTCCGGAAAACCCTGAATTAATAGCAGCTAATAATTATATTTTTACTTTACCTGATGGGAACCATAGTTCTGTATTACAGGACGTTTATATGAGGCTTAAGACGGATAATATTCTCCTGGTTCCTTTAAAGATAGCGGTATCAGAACGATTGGTCGAAGGTCTTAATTCAACTGAACGTATCGAGTCGATTTATATCGGAATTCTGACTGCTCTGTTCTTCTTTAATATTTTTGTGTTTATCAGGTCAAACGACAGAGCCTATTTTTATTATAGTGTTTATATCCTTTCGTTATTTGTGTATATGGTCTGCTACTTCAGGGGCTACAGTTATTATCTGGGATATGATTTCAGAGTATTTATTAATACTTATCCCTATTTATTTCTTGGATTGGGCAGTGTTGCCGGTATCGCGTTTTCAAGCAGTTTTCTGAATCTGAAGGTTTTACTGCCACAGTCAAAACAGGTGATCAGGCTGCTTATTGGTAGCTGGATTTTTACCATGGTCCTGTGTTTGTTAGGGTATAAATCTTATTGCTCTATGCTGGTGCAGATTTTAACAGCTACATCGTCTCTGGTCATCTGGCTGCTAGGTGTTGTCGTTTATTATAAAGGTTACAAGCCGGCTCTGTATTATATAATCGCCTGGGCATTTGTTTGTTTAACTTCAGTATGGGTTGTACTGAGCTTATCTAATGTGTTTATTTATAGTGAAGTATCATTTAAGTTTGCTCCATTGGGATTTAT
The sequence above is drawn from the Pedobacter cryoconitis genome and encodes:
- the nrdE gene encoding class 1b ribonucleoside-diphosphate reductase subunit alpha, yielding MVTKKWILLNNEIMIKNDDEFSLHKDKEAVRSYFLDYVNKNTVFFYTLKEKIDYLIEQEYYVDFYQWYTFEQMEEVYDLVYAKKFRFQSFMSAFKFFQSYALRDDSGEKFLERYEDRVVAVSLFLARGDVAEAKSYAEMLINQEYQPATPTFLNSGKKRSGELVSCFLDEIGDNLNGIGYAIDSAMKLSSIGGGVSFNLSKIRARGESIKDVEGRAGGVLPIMKILEDTFSYANQLGQRPGAGAVYLNVFHTDIEEFLDCKKINVDEKVRIKSLSIGVVVPDKFMELAEKDEACYLFHPHTVLKQYGKYLDEMDMDEMYEELVTNPLVKKKKINARHLMVKIAQTQKESGYPYLFFKGNANRGHALKDLGNVKFSNLCTEIMQISEVSDIEIYGKEDKIRYGISCNLGSLNIATVMDNKRIKEAVKTAMRSLTVVSDLTNIAMVPSVQKANKELHSVGLGAMNLHGFLAKNFIMYESKEALDFCNVFFMMVNFYSIQSSMEIAKEKNETFVGFEASEYANGNYFASYVAQDIVPLNAKIAALFEGMAIPSAADWTDLMNQVKQHGLYHAYRLAIAPNQSTSYIMNATASVMPVVDVIEVREYGDSTTYYPMPYLDNDNYFFYKSAYDMDQKNVLRLISVIQKHVDQGISTILHTNTKDSTRDIAKYYIYAHKMGLKSLYYTRTRKASIDECVSCSV
- a CDS encoding sensor histidine kinase; translated protein: MRSTLFLLLFLLSAAAYSQVITVNRDLPYLSLGKSVSYFIDVNSRLTIDQVAEKAKRGEFLRSDADILNFGNSSSAFWIKVSYLNQTRYKAFLVLDVSSIESIDFYKRTSSGLFTKIHTGSLAPENPELIAANNYIFTLPDGNHSSVLQDVYMRLKTDNILLVPLKIAVSERLVEGLNSTERIESIYIGILTALFFFNIFVFIRSNDRAYFYYSVYILSLFVYMVCYFRGYSYYLGYDFRVFINTYPYLFLGLGSVAGIAFSSSFLNLKVLLPQSKQVIRLLIGSWIFTMVLCLLGYKSYCSMLVQILTATSSLVIWLLGVVVYYKGYKPALYYIIAWAFVCLTSVWVVLSLSNVFIYSEVSFKFAPLGFIFELLLLSLAMGDRLKDLTAAKLVIQSEKMRIQEENLYLISTQNERLEKIVESRTKSLRKMVKSLEEANTDKSRLFSIIAHDLRSPFSSLISLYSLNDLDLLSLEEVKMLLNDSRQSFDHIHNTLNNLLYWAQSQLKGINTAPSRFSMRILTNDLMLVYQPLIKKKNITTEVVITDEQDVYADLNQINLVMRNLIDNAIKFTPLGGHIRLKMWGNENFMYIDVCNPVAGVLNIDQLAEDSHLQPSYGTSNERGVGLGLQLCRDFVEKNNGLLKASKEEGCVVLRFSLPKFKAGITPDSNK
- the nrdF gene encoding class 1b ribonucleoside-diphosphate reductase subunit beta, with the translated sequence MSHYKAVNWNTPENDYAGMFWEQNLRQFWIDTEYIPSKDIDSWKSLSPEIQEAYKKALGGLTLLDTIQSHTGMPKLLDHIDGLQNKAVLSFMCMMEAIHAKSYSTIFTTVNSTAEINELFEWVEHNKLLQFKAATIDKYYRNLDAAKVSNEVLFMGLAASVLLESFLFYSGFFMPLWLAGQGQMVASADIIKKIVADESIHGVFVGLLAQDVYKKLPDPEKCKAELVDLLMELYENELKYTDELYTEVGLTADVKEYVRYNANKAMMNLGFEELFEIKAVNSIVLNGLNGETTQHDFFSKKSTNYEKSTEILYLRDEDFQMDTDPVF